One Longimicrobium sp. genomic region harbors:
- a CDS encoding metalloregulator ArsR/SmtB family transcription factor — translation MDAVFRALADPGRRRLLDLLHARSGQTLGELSAQMEVTRQAVSKHLGVLEAAGLVVTRWRGREKLHHLNPVPIHEISERWIGKYERTRLDALGALKRSLEEER, via the coding sequence ATGGACGCCGTCTTCCGAGCGCTGGCCGATCCGGGCCGCAGGCGGCTGCTGGACCTGCTGCACGCCCGCAGCGGCCAGACGCTGGGCGAGCTGTCGGCGCAGATGGAGGTGACCCGGCAGGCGGTCTCCAAGCACCTGGGCGTGCTGGAGGCGGCCGGCCTGGTCGTCACCCGGTGGAGGGGGCGCGAGAAGCTGCACCACCTCAACCCCGTGCCGATCCACGAGATCAGCGAGCGGTGGATCGGCAAGTACGAGCGCACCCGGCTGGATGCGCTCGGCGCGCTGAAGCGGAGCCTGGAGGAGGAGCGATGA
- a CDS encoding SRPBCC family protein → MTLTTQSTIYVTYIATSPERVWEALTSAEYTRRYFFGRSVESEWKPGSEWALRMEDGRVDVAGKVLEADPPRRLSLSWRVEWIEEMRHLPEAVVTYTIEPVSDGLVRLTMEEAHPTPIPEELLEGGRQGWPIILSGLKTLLETGRPLPPFPVPEPPKSS, encoded by the coding sequence ATGACCCTGACCACGCAGAGCACCATCTACGTCACCTACATCGCCACGAGCCCGGAGCGGGTGTGGGAGGCGCTGACCAGCGCGGAGTACACGCGCCGCTACTTCTTCGGCCGGAGCGTGGAGTCGGAGTGGAAGCCCGGCTCGGAGTGGGCGCTGCGGATGGAGGACGGGCGCGTCGACGTCGCCGGGAAGGTGCTGGAGGCGGACCCGCCGCGGCGGCTGTCGCTGAGCTGGCGGGTGGAGTGGATCGAGGAGATGCGGCACCTGCCCGAGGCCGTCGTCACCTACACCATCGAGCCGGTGAGCGACGGCCTGGTGCGGCTGACGATGGAGGAGGCGCACCCCACGCCCATCCCCGAGGAGCTGCTGGAGGGTGGCCGGCAGGGGTGGCCGATCATCCTGAGCGGCCTGAAGACGCTGCTGGAAACGGGCCGGCCGCTGCCGCCCTTCCCTGTCCCCGAGCCGCCGAAGTCATCCTGA
- a CDS encoding FAD-dependent oxidoreductase, translating into MATHPPPPDGPHARLPHRPPVRVVGDRWSARTHEVKDFLARSRIPYHWYDPAVSPEGRRILASLPEDERARLPLLLFPDGSRLANPSPEALAEKVGMRTEPAAPFYDLVIAGCGPAGLAAAVYGGSEGLRTVIVEREAPGGQAAQSARIENYLGFPGGISGAELTERAMEQARAFGVEIVVTRAAAGLHAEGDYRGVRLDDGGELGAKAVLVATGVAWRTIDAPGCGQYLGRGVYYGAAAAEAAAVRGRDVYMLGAGNSAGQAALLLARYAKSVTMLALEEDFGERMSQYLLDRIRAAPNVTMRPCCTVESARGNERLHEITIKNVGTGETRQAACEALFVFIGAAPETEWLGDGVMRDDAGYLLTGSQVRGRWPLERDPLPRETSCPGVFAAGDVRAGAVKRVGSAVGDGSVAITSIHEYLAER; encoded by the coding sequence CGCTGGAGCGCGCGCACGCACGAGGTGAAGGACTTCCTCGCGCGCAGCCGCATCCCCTACCACTGGTACGATCCCGCGGTCTCGCCCGAGGGCCGGCGCATCCTCGCGTCTCTTCCCGAAGACGAGCGCGCGCGCCTTCCCCTCCTCCTCTTCCCCGACGGCTCGCGGCTGGCGAACCCCTCTCCCGAGGCGCTGGCGGAGAAGGTGGGGATGCGGACGGAGCCCGCGGCGCCCTTCTACGACCTGGTGATCGCCGGGTGCGGGCCCGCGGGGCTGGCGGCGGCGGTCTACGGGGGATCGGAGGGGCTGCGGACGGTGATCGTGGAGCGCGAGGCGCCCGGCGGGCAGGCGGCGCAGAGCGCCCGGATCGAGAACTACCTCGGCTTTCCCGGCGGGATCAGCGGCGCCGAGCTCACGGAGCGGGCGATGGAGCAGGCGCGCGCGTTCGGGGTGGAGATCGTGGTCACCCGCGCGGCCGCGGGGCTGCACGCCGAGGGCGACTACCGCGGCGTGCGGCTGGACGACGGCGGCGAGCTGGGCGCCAAGGCCGTGCTCGTGGCGACGGGTGTCGCCTGGCGGACGATCGACGCACCCGGGTGCGGCCAGTACCTGGGGCGCGGCGTCTACTACGGCGCCGCGGCGGCCGAGGCGGCGGCGGTGCGCGGGCGCGACGTGTACATGCTGGGCGCGGGGAACTCCGCCGGACAGGCCGCGCTCCTCCTCGCCCGCTACGCGAAGTCGGTGACGATGCTGGCGCTGGAGGAGGATTTCGGCGAGCGGATGTCGCAGTACCTGCTCGACCGCATCCGCGCGGCGCCGAACGTGACCATGCGCCCGTGCTGCACTGTGGAGTCGGCGCGCGGAAACGAGCGGCTGCACGAGATCACGATCAAAAACGTCGGCACCGGCGAGACGCGCCAGGCCGCCTGCGAGGCGCTGTTCGTGTTCATCGGCGCCGCGCCGGAGACGGAGTGGCTGGGGGATGGCGTGATGCGCGACGACGCGGGCTACCTGCTGACCGGATCGCAGGTGCGCGGGCGCTGGCCGCTGGAGCGCGATCCGCTGCCGCGCGAGACCAGCTGCCCCGGCGTGTTCGCCGCTGGCGACGTGCGCGCGGGCGCCGTCAAGCGCGTGGGCTCGGCCGTGGGCGACGGCTCCGTGGCCATCACCTCCATCCACGAGTACCTGGCGGAGCGGTGA